The Cyclopterus lumpus isolate fCycLum1 chromosome 12, fCycLum1.pri, whole genome shotgun sequence genome window below encodes:
- the nfil3 gene encoding nuclear factor interleukin-3-regulated protein: MQSIKQEVDSTGPYSREGALVLALQGASRDMMGHNISEIPLKAKTTCRRKREFISNEKKDNLYWERRRKNNEAAKRSREKRRINDMVLENKLTALGEENASLKAELLSLKLKFGLVSSAAYAQEVQNVSSAANIDLYQEFVPPSAGQSSSSRVLEPHHLRSSCISVIKHSPHMPETCTATRGSFSICGTADVKQEPAENSSYAQERSGPYELYRNYAQSASFLQLTRSSSNSPRSSDDSAVSKSSDGEDEQQVPKGLTPSVGDPRSVIVSTHKVPDASSSALPHKLRLKARTVQIKEEAIDLEYESSGKSSSSVRGLEGGCYQTTQDSYALSSLCPLSLQVTNMQHWAHQCEQWHKSSTETLQNGCRSSKLTMSRVSNGTITDVKEHPVTGDLFLMRGAADRFACVASLKRPTTAQQGSVIVNHKPS, translated from the coding sequence ATGCAATCAATCAAGCAAGAGGTGGACTCCACTGGGCCCTACAGCAGAGAGGGTGCCCTGGTCCTGGCTCTACAAGGGGCTAGCAGAGACATGATGGGCCACAACATCTCGGAGATTCCGCTCAAGGCTAAAACCACCTGTCGCAGGAAGAGAGAGTTCATCTCgaatgaaaagaaagacaacCTTTACTGGGAGAGGCGACGCAAAAACAACGAGGCGGCCAAACGCTCCAGGGAGAAGCGACGCATAAACGACATGGTTCTTGAGAACAAGCTGACGGCCCTGGGAGAGGAAAACGCCTCCCTCAAGGCTGAGCTGCTGTCACTGAAGCTGAAGTTTGGCCTGGTGAGCTCGGCCGCGTACGCCCAAGAAGTCCAGAATGTATCCAGCGCCGCCAACATCGACCTCTACCAGGAGTTTGTTCCACCCAGTGCCGGCCAAAGTTCTTCCAGCAGGGTTTTGGAGCCTCATCATTTGCGCAGCAGCTGCATATCAGTCATCAAGCATTCGCCTCACATGCCCGAGACTTGTACCGCAACTCGGGGTAGCTTTAGTATCTGTGGGACTGCAGATGTCAAGCAGGAACCAGCGGAGAACAGCAGCTATGCACAAGAGAGAAGCGGTCCCTACGAACTCTATAGGAACTACGCCCAGTCTGCTTCATTCCTACAGCTCACCAGGTCGTCCAGTAACTCCCCCAGGAGCTCAGACGACAGTGCCGTAAGCAAATCATCAGATGGCGAGGACGAGCAGCAGGTCCCCAAAGGGTTGACGCCGTCTGTAGGCGATCCAAGAAGCGTCATTGTCTCCACGCACAAAGTGCCAGATGCCAGTTCTTCAGCTTTGCCCCACAAACTGCGGCTCAAGGCCAGAACCGTCCAAATCAAAGAGGAGGCAATCGACCTTGAATACGAGTCCTCTGGgaagtcctcctcctctgtcagaGGTTTAGAAGGAGGGTGCTACCAGACTACCCAGGACTCTTACGCCCTGTCTTCCCTGTGCCCTCTGTCATTACAGGTCACGAACATGCAACACTGGGCCCATCAGTGTGAGCAGTGGCATAAAAGCAGCACAGAGACGCTGCAGAATGGCTGCCGGAGCAGCAAGCTGACCATGAGCCGCGTCTCAAATGGAACCATTACGGATGTAAAAGAACATCCGGTCACCGGCGACTTGTTTCTAATGCGGGGCGCCGCCGACCGGTTCGCATGTGTGGCCTCCCTGAAAAGACCAACCACAGCACAGCAAGGGTCTGTGATAGTCAACCACAAACCCAGCTGA